Proteins co-encoded in one Aquincola tertiaricarbonis genomic window:
- a CDS encoding DUF3563 family protein, with amino-acid sequence MNKFFEMLHELLSPEPQAVEEAYLAESVDIYDLERRMRTLDERRLNPQWGGLLSHGTA; translated from the coding sequence ATGAACAAGTTCTTTGAAATGCTCCATGAGCTCCTGAGTCCGGAACCCCAGGCCGTCGAAGAGGCGTACCTGGCCGAATCGGTCGACATCTACGACCTGGAGCGCCGCATGCGCACCCTGGACGAGCGTCGCCTGAACCCGCAATGGGGCGGCCTGCTGTCGCACGGCACGGCCTGA
- a CDS encoding alpha/beta fold hydrolase, whose product MTRRAAEDDDGLSRWLLRLVGGLLIATALAVSLSRAPERPVESLVARWAPPPSQFLELGEQLLHLRDEGNAQDPLPVLLLHDVGSSLHTWQAWAPRLARQRRVISLDLPGAGLTGPQPQADYRPTTSARLVLAVMDQLKLPRVQLVGNGLGGEVALQVASLAPARVERLLLLNPTGLPWQPVQPPPAFLVARLPVLHWLSESLLPHGLMQAQQQFLRAPATPPSQAEVDRSFELLLREGNRRALHEQLLQWPDASTAAAWQTPAVPVRIVWGQQDRWLPADLADRLKARIPHADLVRLPEAGHLPQEDDTPGAWAAAKTFLGL is encoded by the coding sequence GTGACCCGCCGCGCGGCCGAGGACGACGACGGCCTCAGCCGCTGGCTGCTGCGCCTGGTCGGCGGCCTGTTGATCGCCACCGCGCTGGCGGTGTCCTTGAGCCGCGCGCCCGAGCGCCCGGTTGAAAGCCTGGTGGCGCGCTGGGCGCCGCCGCCGTCGCAGTTCCTCGAACTGGGTGAGCAGTTGCTGCACCTGCGCGATGAAGGCAATGCACAGGACCCGCTGCCGGTGCTGCTGCTGCACGACGTGGGCAGCAGCCTGCACACCTGGCAGGCCTGGGCGCCACGGCTGGCGCGCCAGCGGCGGGTGATCAGCCTGGACCTGCCCGGCGCCGGCCTCACCGGGCCGCAACCGCAGGCCGACTACCGGCCCACCACCAGCGCACGGCTGGTGCTGGCGGTGATGGACCAGCTCAAGCTGCCACGGGTGCAGCTGGTGGGCAATGGGCTGGGGGGCGAGGTGGCGCTGCAGGTGGCCAGCCTGGCGCCGGCGCGGGTGGAGCGGCTGCTGCTGCTCAACCCCACCGGGCTGCCGTGGCAGCCGGTGCAGCCGCCGCCGGCATTTCTGGTGGCACGGCTGCCGGTGCTGCACTGGCTCAGCGAATCGCTGCTGCCGCACGGGCTGATGCAGGCGCAACAGCAGTTCCTGCGCGCGCCGGCCACGCCACCGTCGCAGGCCGAGGTGGACCGCAGCTTCGAGCTGCTGCTGCGCGAGGGCAATCGCCGGGCGCTGCATGAGCAGCTGCTGCAGTGGCCCGATGCATCGACCGCCGCCGCCTGGCAGACGCCCGCGGTGCCGGTGCGCATCGTGTGGGGCCAGCAGGACCGCTGGCTACCGGCCGACTTGGCCGACCGCCTGAAGGCGCGCATCCCGCACGCCGATCTGGTGCGCCTGCCGGAGGCAGGCCACCTGCCTCAGGAGGACGACACGCCCGGCGCCTGGGCCGCGGCGAAGACCTTCCTGGGCTTGTGA
- a CDS encoding sulfurtransferase, protein MPAVQPSTPSILNASAYKFVTLDDLPVLRDRLHEAAASLGIKGTVLLAEEGINLFVAGPVEGLRGWLAQLRADPRFADLAHKESFSEKTPFRRLLVKVKREIIRMNQPAIRPEERRAPSVPARTLARWLDQGSDDDGRPVVMLDTRNAFEVKAGAFEHAIDWELRRFSDFPKALAAHAAELAGKTVVSYCTGGIRCEKAALAMQEAGVQHVYQLEGGILKYFEETDGAPHWRGGCFVFDERELLDATLAPAASAATAAP, encoded by the coding sequence ATGCCCGCCGTGCAGCCTTCCACCCCCTCCATCCTCAACGCCTCGGCCTACAAGTTCGTCACCCTGGACGACCTGCCGGTGCTGCGCGACCGCCTGCATGAAGCCGCGGCCAGCCTCGGCATCAAGGGCACCGTGCTGCTGGCGGAAGAAGGTATCAACCTGTTCGTCGCCGGCCCCGTCGAAGGCCTGCGCGGCTGGCTCGCGCAGCTGCGCGCCGACCCGCGTTTCGCCGACCTGGCACACAAGGAAAGCTTCAGCGAAAAGACGCCTTTCCGGCGGCTGCTGGTCAAGGTCAAGCGCGAGATCATCCGCATGAACCAGCCCGCCATCCGCCCCGAGGAACGGCGTGCGCCCTCGGTGCCGGCGCGCACCCTGGCCCGCTGGCTGGACCAGGGCAGCGACGACGACGGCCGCCCGGTGGTGATGCTGGACACCCGCAACGCCTTCGAGGTGAAGGCCGGCGCCTTCGAGCACGCCATCGACTGGGAGCTGCGCCGCTTCAGCGACTTTCCGAAGGCCCTGGCGGCCCATGCGGCCGAGCTGGCCGGCAAGACGGTGGTGAGCTACTGCACCGGCGGCATCCGCTGCGAGAAGGCCGCGCTGGCCATGCAGGAAGCCGGCGTGCAGCACGTCTACCAGCTGGAAGGCGGCATCCTGAAGTACTTCGAGGAGACCGACGGTGCGCCGCACTGGCGGGGCGGCTGCTTCGTGTTCGACGAGCGCGAGCTGCTGGACGCCACCCTCGCGCCTGCCGCCTCGGCGGCCACCGCCGCCCCGTGA
- the dnaE gene encoding DNA polymerase III subunit alpha yields MPFVHLRIHTEFSVVDGTLRIDEAAQGAKRDGQVALGISDLSNLFGTVKFYSACRKAGVKPLIGVDVWMEPEPGEKQPSRLLLIAQDAQGYLNINQLLSRAWTGNTQRAQAWVKWAWLQELSAGLIALSGADAGAVGQALLAGDDARADALAQRFSAAFPGRFYIELQRAGLPTNEPHVRVAVPLAARLGLPVVATHPVQFNTAEDYEAHEARVCIAEGETLANPRRVKRFSREQYFKPQAEMEALFADIPSALANTLRIAQRCNLSLVLGKPRLPDFPTPGGIPIEQHFRAASLEGLEQRLLQLYPDAAKRDAERPRYVERLNFEIDVILKMGFPGYFLIVSDFITWAKNNGCPVGPGRGSGAGSLVAYALSITDLDPLRYNLLFERFLNPERVSMPDFDIDFCQGNRDRVIDYVKQKYGLDAVSQIATFGTMAAKAALRDVGRVLGMGYGHVDSIAKLIPAPPGKTVTLAKVPENPDGGVIYARKEAPELEQREAAEEEVAALLDLAARVEGMVRNIGMHAGGVLIAPGKITDFCPLYQQPGSESAVSQYDKDDVEAIGLVKFDFLGLATLTILETAKEFIMRRHPSQKDFAYEKIPLDDARAYKLFSDGLTESVFQFESPGMQRMLRDARPSVFEDIIALVALYRPGPMDLIPSFCARKHGREEVVYPHKLLEGVLAETYGVMIYQEQVMQSAQVLGGYSLGGADLLRRAMGKKKPEEMAKHREIFREGAAAKGIDGKTADEVFDLMEKFAGYGFNKSHAAAYALLAYHTAWLKVHYTAEFFAANMCIETDDTDKLKVLLNDAQTHFGIRFEPPDVNSGTYRFEPIDDKTVRYGLGAIKGTGQGAIEAIVAAREQGGPFRSLFDFCARVDRQRINKRVVEALIKAGAFDKLHADRASTLASVSLALDWADSQAAHADQGGLFDFDDAHGSSTQEPPLVAAEPWSVKERLTLEKTAIGFYLSGHMFDQSEAEVRQFVRREVADLADSRDPQVVAGIVGDLRIINGNRGRVAIFKLDDKSGFIEAVADEKTLDAHKELLRDDELLIIQGRVQPDRFSGGLRLNVQQVWDLPTARCRFGRYLQVVLGNAGLEALPPLAAVVQEFPARRLVTEEGEQLQGLPVRLALQREQAVGVVDLGDAGKFFPSDAALDRWLRSVPGGATVVYEAETT; encoded by the coding sequence ATGCCTTTTGTCCACCTTCGCATCCATACCGAGTTTTCCGTCGTCGACGGCACCCTGCGCATCGACGAGGCGGCCCAGGGCGCCAAGCGGGACGGGCAGGTGGCCCTGGGCATCAGCGACCTGTCCAACCTGTTCGGCACGGTCAAGTTCTATTCGGCCTGCCGCAAGGCCGGCGTCAAGCCGCTGATCGGCGTGGACGTGTGGATGGAGCCCGAGCCCGGCGAAAAGCAGCCCAGCCGGCTGCTGCTGATCGCGCAGGATGCGCAGGGTTACCTGAACATCAACCAGCTGCTGTCGCGTGCCTGGACGGGCAACACCCAGCGCGCCCAGGCCTGGGTCAAGTGGGCCTGGCTGCAGGAGTTGTCGGCGGGGCTGATCGCGCTGTCGGGCGCCGATGCCGGCGCGGTGGGGCAGGCGCTGCTGGCCGGCGACGATGCCCGCGCGGATGCGCTGGCCCAGCGCTTCTCGGCCGCTTTCCCGGGCCGCTTCTACATCGAGCTGCAACGCGCCGGCCTGCCCACCAACGAGCCGCATGTGCGCGTGGCGGTGCCGCTGGCGGCGCGGCTGGGGCTGCCGGTGGTGGCCACCCACCCGGTGCAGTTCAACACGGCCGAGGACTACGAGGCGCACGAGGCCCGCGTGTGCATCGCCGAAGGTGAGACGCTGGCCAATCCGCGCCGCGTCAAGCGCTTTTCGCGTGAGCAGTACTTCAAGCCGCAGGCCGAGATGGAGGCGCTGTTCGCCGACATTCCCAGCGCGCTGGCCAACACGCTGCGCATCGCGCAGCGCTGCAACCTGAGCCTGGTGCTGGGCAAGCCGCGGCTGCCCGACTTTCCCACGCCGGGCGGCATCCCGATCGAGCAGCACTTCCGCGCCGCCTCGCTGGAAGGCCTGGAACAGCGGCTGCTGCAGCTCTACCCCGATGCAGCCAAGCGTGATGCCGAACGGCCGCGCTACGTGGAGCGGCTCAACTTCGAGATCGACGTCATCCTGAAGATGGGCTTTCCGGGCTATTTCCTGATCGTGTCGGACTTCATCACCTGGGCCAAGAACAACGGCTGCCCGGTGGGGCCGGGCCGGGGCTCGGGCGCCGGCTCGCTGGTGGCCTATGCGCTGTCGATCACCGACCTCGACCCGCTGCGCTACAACCTGCTGTTCGAGCGCTTCCTGAACCCCGAGCGGGTGTCGATGCCCGACTTCGACATCGACTTCTGCCAGGGCAACCGCGACCGGGTGATCGACTACGTCAAGCAGAAGTACGGGCTGGACGCGGTGAGCCAGATCGCCACCTTCGGCACCATGGCGGCCAAGGCCGCGCTGCGCGACGTGGGCCGCGTGCTGGGCATGGGCTATGGCCATGTCGACTCCATCGCCAAGCTGATTCCGGCGCCGCCTGGCAAGACGGTGACGCTGGCCAAGGTGCCGGAGAACCCCGACGGCGGCGTGATCTACGCCCGCAAGGAAGCGCCTGAGCTGGAACAGCGCGAAGCCGCCGAAGAGGAAGTCGCCGCGCTGCTGGACCTGGCTGCGCGCGTGGAAGGCATGGTGCGCAACATCGGCATGCACGCCGGTGGCGTGCTGATCGCGCCGGGCAAGATCACCGACTTCTGCCCGCTGTACCAGCAGCCGGGCAGCGAATCGGCCGTCAGCCAGTACGACAAGGACGACGTCGAGGCCATCGGCCTGGTGAAGTTCGACTTCCTGGGCCTGGCCACGCTCACCATCCTGGAGACGGCCAAGGAATTCATCATGCGCCGGCATCCTTCGCAGAAGGACTTCGCGTACGAGAAGATTCCGCTGGACGATGCGCGTGCCTACAAGCTGTTCTCCGACGGCCTGACCGAGTCGGTGTTCCAGTTCGAATCACCCGGCATGCAGCGCATGCTGCGCGATGCCCGGCCCAGCGTGTTCGAGGACATCATCGCGCTGGTGGCGCTGTACCGGCCGGGCCCGATGGACCTGATTCCCAGCTTCTGCGCCCGCAAGCACGGGCGTGAGGAGGTGGTGTACCCGCACAAGCTGCTGGAAGGCGTGCTCGCCGAGACCTACGGCGTGATGATCTACCAGGAGCAGGTGATGCAGTCGGCCCAGGTGCTGGGCGGCTACTCGCTCGGCGGCGCCGACCTGCTGCGCCGGGCCATGGGCAAGAAGAAGCCCGAGGAGATGGCCAAGCACCGCGAGATCTTCCGCGAGGGCGCGGCCGCCAAGGGCATCGACGGCAAGACCGCCGACGAAGTCTTCGACCTGATGGAGAAGTTCGCAGGCTACGGCTTCAACAAGAGCCATGCCGCCGCCTACGCCCTGCTGGCCTACCACACGGCCTGGCTGAAGGTGCACTACACGGCCGAGTTTTTCGCGGCCAACATGTGCATCGAAACCGACGACACCGACAAGCTCAAGGTGTTGCTCAACGATGCGCAAACGCACTTCGGCATCCGCTTCGAGCCGCCTGACGTCAACAGCGGCACCTACCGCTTCGAACCCATCGACGACAAGACCGTGCGCTACGGCCTGGGCGCCATCAAGGGCACCGGCCAGGGCGCGATCGAGGCCATCGTCGCCGCGCGCGAGCAGGGCGGTCCGTTCCGCAGCCTGTTCGACTTCTGCGCCCGCGTGGACCGCCAGCGCATCAACAAGCGCGTGGTGGAAGCACTGATCAAGGCCGGTGCCTTCGACAAGCTGCACGCCGACCGCGCCAGCACGCTGGCCAGCGTGAGCCTGGCGCTGGACTGGGCCGACAGCCAGGCCGCGCATGCCGACCAGGGCGGCCTGTTCGACTTCGACGATGCCCACGGCAGCAGCACGCAGGAGCCGCCGCTGGTGGCCGCCGAGCCGTGGAGCGTGAAGGAGCGGCTGACGCTGGAAAAGACCGCCATCGGCTTCTACCTCTCGGGCCACATGTTCGACCAGAGCGAAGCCGAGGTGCGCCAGTTCGTGCGCCGCGAGGTGGCCGACCTGGCCGACAGCCGCGACCCGCAGGTGGTGGCCGGCATCGTCGGCGACCTGCGCATCATCAACGGCAACCGCGGCCGCGTGGCCATCTTCAAGCTCGACGACAAGAGCGGCTTCATCGAGGCCGTGGCCGACGAGAAGACGCTGGACGCCCACAAGGAACTGCTGCGCGACGACGAGCTGCTGATCATCCAGGGCCGGGTGCAGCCCGACCGCTTCAGCGGCGGCCTGCGGCTGAACGTGCAGCAGGTGTGGGACCTGCCCACCGCGCGCTGCCGCTTCGGCCGCTACCTGCAGGTGGTGCTGGGCAACGCCGGGCTGGAGGCGTTGCCGCCGCTGGCCGCGGTGGTGCAGGAGTTTCCGGCGCGCCGCCTGGTGACCGAAGAAGGCGAGCAGCTGCAAGGCCTGCCGGTGCGCCTGGCGCTCCAGCGCGAGCAGGCGGTGGGCGTGGTCGACCTGGGGGACGCCGGCAAGTTCTTCCCCAGCGATGCGGCGCTGGACCGATGGCTGCGCAGCGTGCCGGGCGGTGCCACCGTGGTGTACGAGGCCGAAACCACCTGA
- a CDS encoding ComEA family DNA-binding protein, whose amino-acid sequence MFSSVKTTFVAVAAALLSSLAFAATDVNKADQAQLESVKGIGPSMSNRLLEARKTAPFKDWNDLIDRVQGIGPAKAGKLSAEGLTVNGAVYAAGTAPAEKAKPATEKKSEKK is encoded by the coding sequence ATGTTCTCTTCCGTCAAGACCACCTTCGTCGCCGTTGCTGCCGCCCTGCTGTCCAGCTTGGCCTTCGCGGCCACCGACGTCAACAAGGCCGACCAGGCCCAACTCGAGTCCGTCAAGGGCATCGGGCCGTCGATGTCCAACCGCCTGCTGGAAGCGCGCAAGACCGCGCCCTTCAAGGACTGGAACGATCTGATCGACCGCGTGCAAGGCATCGGCCCGGCCAAGGCCGGCAAGCTGTCGGCCGAGGGCCTGACGGTCAACGGTGCGGTCTACGCTGCCGGCACCGCGCCCGCCGAGAAGGCCAAGCCGGCGACCGAGAAGAAGAGCGAGAAGAAGTAA
- a CDS encoding glycosyltransferase family 9 protein, with the protein MPPSEPRSSRPYTAVLHQFVGIGDLVWHLPYFEAVARDSAGGQVAVIASPTTFARQLLEGLPWVAEVIDFDRRPRRSEGRQGRHAGVAGLFRMGRELRDKRFERIVLFSGHPNRGFVAWLAGIPQRLGYGTGWLQRRFLTTPPYIQRYEGPSVSVFNEAASYAIAHGWCSQRLVPKIQARPVALDDMRQRLASLPRPLYAFAIGTSEPFKQWGQARYAELATRLIERGCGVVLLGGPGETQLAEAIVADVPAGLRHGIRAETQQTIQHTVAALRLADGCVGNDTGVTNMAVACDLPTFVLLGKRPLLDLDPLMHMLRGPSLDTIGVQDVLSMMQAQQAPGFAAA; encoded by the coding sequence ATGCCGCCCTCCGAACCGCGTTCCTCCCGCCCCTACACCGCCGTGCTCCACCAGTTCGTGGGCATTGGCGATCTCGTCTGGCACCTCCCTTACTTCGAAGCCGTGGCCCGCGACAGCGCCGGTGGCCAGGTGGCCGTCATCGCGTCGCCCACCACCTTTGCACGCCAGCTGCTCGAAGGCCTGCCCTGGGTGGCCGAGGTGATCGATTTCGACCGCCGGCCGCGCCGCAGTGAAGGCCGCCAGGGGCGGCACGCGGGCGTGGCCGGGCTGTTCCGCATGGGCCGCGAATTGCGCGACAAGCGCTTCGAGCGCATCGTGCTGTTCTCCGGTCATCCCAACCGCGGCTTCGTGGCCTGGCTGGCCGGCATTCCGCAGCGGCTGGGCTATGGCACCGGCTGGCTGCAGCGGCGCTTTCTCACCACGCCGCCCTACATCCAGCGCTACGAAGGGCCCTCGGTCTCGGTGTTCAACGAGGCGGCCAGCTACGCCATCGCGCATGGCTGGTGCAGCCAGCGACTGGTGCCCAAGATCCAGGCCCGCCCGGTGGCGCTGGACGACATGCGCCAACGGCTGGCCAGCCTGCCACGGCCGCTGTATGCCTTTGCCATCGGCACCTCGGAGCCGTTCAAGCAATGGGGCCAGGCCCGTTATGCCGAGCTGGCCACGCGGCTGATCGAGCGCGGCTGCGGCGTGGTGTTGCTGGGCGGCCCGGGTGAAACCCAGCTGGCCGAGGCCATCGTGGCCGACGTGCCGGCAGGGCTGCGGCACGGCATCCGCGCTGAAACCCAGCAGACCATCCAGCACACCGTGGCGGCCTTGCGGCTGGCCGATGGCTGCGTGGGCAACGACACCGGCGTTACCAACATGGCCGTGGCCTGCGACCTGCCCACCTTCGTGCTGCTCGGCAAGCGCCCGCTGCTCGACCTGGACCCGCTGATGCACATGTTGCGCGGCCCCTCGCTGGACACCATCGGCGTGCAGGACGTGCTGTCGATGATGCAGGCGCAACAGGCGCCGGGTTTCGCCGCCGCGTGA
- a CDS encoding glycosyltransferase produces the protein MKVLHVESGRHLYGGALQAVLLMRGLAQRGHENHLACRTGAAIGTAAAAHAAVHELPMKGDVDVFTWWRLRQLIRQVQPDMVHLHARFGTDVWGALAARSEGVPVVHSRRVDNRERRWVVRWKYPLYDKVVAISHGIRNVLLSEGVPPDQVVCVHSAVDTERYQPNAPRDSDRAWFDAQFGLQPGDLAVALIAQFIPRKGHRVLVDAMPAVLARHPNTKVIFLGQGPQEAPLKQLVAERGLQASVLFGGFRDDLHRVMPSLDLVVHPAATEGLGVSLLQAASCGVPIVATRAGGIPEIVQPGHTGELVTPGDAPALAAALIQLLGDAPLRERYGQAARQWVLDGFSTRSMVEGNLAVYREVLARRGR, from the coding sequence ATGAAGGTGCTGCACGTCGAGTCGGGCCGCCACCTGTATGGCGGCGCGCTGCAGGCGGTGCTGCTGATGCGGGGCCTGGCCCAGCGCGGCCATGAGAACCACCTGGCCTGCCGCACCGGCGCCGCCATCGGCACGGCCGCCGCCGCGCATGCCGCCGTGCACGAGCTGCCGATGAAGGGCGACGTGGACGTGTTCACCTGGTGGCGGCTGCGCCAGCTGATCCGCCAGGTGCAGCCCGACATGGTGCACCTGCATGCCCGCTTCGGTACCGACGTGTGGGGTGCCCTGGCCGCGCGCAGCGAGGGCGTGCCGGTGGTGCACAGCCGCCGCGTCGACAACCGCGAGCGGCGCTGGGTCGTGCGCTGGAAGTACCCGCTGTACGACAAGGTGGTGGCCATCTCGCACGGCATCCGCAACGTGCTGTTGAGCGAAGGCGTGCCGCCCGACCAGGTGGTGTGCGTGCATTCAGCGGTGGACACCGAGCGCTACCAGCCCAACGCGCCGCGCGACAGCGACCGGGCCTGGTTCGACGCCCAGTTCGGCCTGCAGCCCGGCGACCTGGCGGTGGCGCTGATCGCGCAGTTCATCCCGCGCAAGGGCCACCGTGTGCTGGTGGACGCGATGCCGGCGGTGCTGGCGCGACACCCGAACACCAAGGTCATCTTCCTCGGCCAGGGTCCGCAGGAAGCACCGCTGAAGCAGCTCGTGGCCGAGCGCGGCCTGCAGGCCAGCGTGCTGTTCGGCGGCTTCCGCGACGACCTGCACCGGGTGATGCCCAGCCTCGACCTGGTGGTGCACCCGGCGGCCACGGAAGGCCTGGGCGTGTCGCTGCTGCAGGCGGCTTCGTGTGGCGTGCCCATCGTGGCCACGCGGGCGGGCGGCATCCCCGAGATCGTGCAGCCCGGCCACACCGGTGAACTGGTGACGCCAGGCGACGCGCCCGCGCTGGCCGCGGCGCTGATCCAGCTGCTGGGCGACGCGCCGCTGCGCGAGCGTTACGGCCAGGCCGCGCGGCAATGGGTGCTGGACGGCTTCTCGACCCGCTCGATGGTGGAAGGCAACCTGGCCGTGTACCGCGAGGTGCTGGCGCGCCGCGGGCGCTAG
- a CDS encoding glycosyltransferase family 9 protein — MTNPGVAEAPQRILIVRLSALGDVMMASGLIPSLRSRYPDAHIAWLTEPAAAPLLHEHPGLDEVIVWQRPQWQQLWRERRYGALWRALRELRAQLRSRRFTLALDAQGLLKSALWAWLSGAPRRVGLLPREGGQWLATERLVPAKGADPRIGAEYRALARHLGAADEAYRLDLRFDQATHRRALDALAGRKVLPPFAVLCPFTTRPQKHWFEDRWAALAERLAMHGITPVLLGGPADQAAAARITQAAPSAINLAGQLKLPESVALISHAALLVGVDTGLTHAGSAFRIPTVALFGSTRPYRDADSPRTAILYEPLPCSPCKRNPTCGGRFDCMRAHTVDHVFATAQQLLAAAP, encoded by the coding sequence GTGACGAACCCCGGGGTGGCCGAAGCGCCACAACGCATCCTGATCGTGCGGCTGTCGGCGCTGGGCGACGTGATGATGGCCTCCGGCCTGATTCCTTCGCTGCGCAGCCGCTACCCCGACGCCCACATCGCCTGGCTCACCGAGCCGGCCGCCGCACCGCTGTTGCACGAGCATCCGGGCCTCGACGAAGTCATCGTCTGGCAGCGCCCGCAGTGGCAGCAGCTGTGGCGCGAGCGGCGCTACGGCGCGCTGTGGCGCGCGCTGCGCGAGTTGCGCGCGCAATTGCGCAGCCGCCGCTTCACGCTGGCGCTGGATGCGCAAGGCCTGCTCAAGAGCGCGCTGTGGGCCTGGCTCAGCGGCGCGCCGCGCCGGGTGGGCCTGCTGCCGCGTGAAGGTGGCCAGTGGCTGGCCACCGAGCGGCTGGTGCCTGCCAAGGGCGCCGACCCGCGCATCGGCGCCGAATACCGCGCGCTGGCCCGCCACCTGGGCGCGGCGGACGAAGCCTATCGGCTCGACCTGCGCTTCGACCAGGCCACCCACCGCCGCGCACTGGATGCGTTGGCCGGGCGCAAGGTGCTGCCGCCGTTCGCGGTGCTGTGCCCCTTCACCACCCGGCCGCAGAAGCACTGGTTCGAAGACCGCTGGGCTGCGCTGGCCGAGCGGCTGGCCATGCACGGCATCACGCCGGTGCTGCTGGGCGGCCCGGCCGACCAGGCGGCGGCCGCGCGCATCACGCAGGCCGCGCCTTCGGCCATCAACCTCGCGGGCCAGCTCAAGCTGCCCGAAAGCGTGGCCTTGATTTCGCATGCGGCGCTGCTGGTGGGCGTGGACACCGGGCTCACCCACGCGGGCAGCGCCTTCCGCATACCCACCGTCGCGCTGTTCGGCTCGACCCGACCTTACCGGGACGCGGATTCGCCGCGCACCGCCATCCTCTACGAACCCCTGCCCTGCTCGCCGTGCAAGCGCAACCCCACTTGCGGCGGGCGATTCGACTGCATGCGAGCCCACACCGTCGACCACGTTTTTGCCACCGCCCAGCAGTTGCTGGCCGCCGCGCCATGA
- the gmhB gene encoding D-glycero-beta-D-manno-heptose 1,7-bisphosphate 7-phosphatase has protein sequence MKRAAFLDRDGVINVEHGYVHTWDAFEFVPGSIEAMRRLHEAGYALVVITNQSGLARGMYTEAQYQALTHQLTQHLAEQGVPLAATYHCPHHPGGSVPALAVDCDCRKPAPGMVLRAQRELGLSLADSLLVGDKGSDAEAGRSAGVGRVMLVQSGHALSAADAALADSVHADLAEAVAHALAQPACPAP, from the coding sequence ATGAAGCGCGCCGCCTTCCTCGACCGTGACGGCGTCATCAACGTCGAGCACGGCTATGTGCACACCTGGGACGCGTTCGAGTTCGTGCCCGGCAGCATCGAGGCGATGCGCCGGCTGCACGAGGCCGGTTATGCGCTGGTGGTCATCACCAACCAGTCGGGCCTGGCGCGCGGCATGTACACCGAGGCGCAGTACCAGGCGCTCACGCACCAACTCACCCAGCACTTGGCCGAGCAAGGCGTGCCACTGGCCGCCACATACCACTGCCCGCACCACCCGGGCGGCAGCGTGCCCGCGCTGGCCGTGGACTGCGACTGCCGCAAGCCCGCGCCCGGCATGGTGCTGCGCGCGCAGCGTGAGCTGGGCCTGTCGCTGGCCGATTCGCTGCTGGTCGGCGACAAGGGCTCCGACGCCGAAGCCGGCCGCAGCGCCGGCGTGGGCCGCGTGATGCTGGTGCAGTCGGGGCACGCGCTGTCGGCCGCAGACGCCGCGCTGGCCGACAGCGTGCACGCCGACCTGGCCGAAGCCGTGGCCCATGCGCTGGCCCAGCCGGCCTGCCCTGCCCCGTGA
- a CDS encoding adenylyltransferase/cytidyltransferase family protein, with protein sequence MNIDPQDKICMPDHLPQRLASLPRPWVFTNGVFDLLHRGHVQYLHQASQLGASLIVALNTDRSARGLGKGPERPINTELDRALVIAGLGSVALVTFFDEPTPVELLARVRPDCYVKGGDYDMEKLAETALVRSWGGRSLAIPFVDGYSTTRIVQRMAGGKPA encoded by the coding sequence ATGAACATCGACCCACAGGACAAGATCTGCATGCCCGATCACCTGCCCCAGCGGCTGGCGTCCCTGCCGCGGCCCTGGGTGTTCACCAACGGCGTGTTCGACCTGCTGCACCGCGGCCATGTGCAGTACCTGCACCAGGCTTCGCAGCTGGGGGCTTCGCTCATCGTCGCACTCAACACCGACCGTTCGGCCCGCGGCCTGGGCAAAGGGCCCGAGCGGCCGATCAATACTGAACTGGACCGCGCGCTGGTGATCGCCGGGCTGGGCTCGGTGGCGCTGGTCACCTTCTTCGACGAGCCCACGCCGGTGGAGCTGCTGGCTCGCGTGCGGCCCGACTGCTACGTCAAGGGCGGCGACTACGACATGGAGAAGCTGGCCGAAACAGCCCTGGTGCGCAGCTGGGGCGGCCGCTCGTTGGCCATCCCGTTCGTCGATGGCTACAGCACCACCCGGATCGTGCAACGCATGGCCGGCGGTAAGCCCGCATGA